The genomic region AATGGATACTTCATATGTTTTTGAACAGATACAACAAACACATATGGGTTCATCTAATATCTGAGGATTGTTTCGTTGTTTGTGTTCAATCTAAAAAATCCTATAAAGTTGATGGAAGCTTACATATATAGAAAGGAAGATCTGGGCGAGCCACAACTTTCACAATAAGATCAAATAAGCTTTGCATAGTCTCTGATGGATGAAATGTTGCTTCCAATGTGTGGTTATCTGGGAACCTTACACGAATCACAGCCTGTACAAAACATGTAATCATGAAATATAGACGTTACGACATACTATGTTGTTAATTTGAAGCCTAAAAAAGATATACTTAAATACATAATAAGTTAAAACAAAGTTTCTTATCAGATCAAATAAACATGTACCTTGGTCATTCTTGATCTTCTAGCTGCTGTCTCAGCGTCTCGAATTTTCTTTGTCTTCAAATATTTATCTGCTCATAGTTGCACATAGTGATGAGATTAAAGTTATATAATCACTAGTTACTTCTACAAAGAGATGCACAATAATATGCTCTGAATTCGTAATAGTGTTAGACAAGTAATGTGTTTATACTTTTGATAATATAAAAACATGATGTTCCCACTTGATCAATTATCTTTGACAATCAGGTCATCATGCCTACAGATAATTGGCCACACCGAGTGCCTTAGAATATAAATTTGTGCAAACAAGTAATCCTTTTTTTAGTAATAATAGAGATAGAGATAAAGATGTTTGTGAGCAGAGGGAGAAATAATGTTCTATACCAATAAAAAAATCTTATAGATACATATTAAACCATATTAAATCATAGAGGCGCAGGCAAACAGTTTACAAATATTGTCCTAGATTGTGAGGTACCGAAGTTATAACATTGTAAATCAATTTACAATGTTACTTGCTCAACTCCTTAAAGCATTCAGATCATGTAATGTATTTCAGTGAGAACTACtagaacaaatatataaatataccttACCTTCTTTTTTCGTAGACAAGATGCGATAATAATCTTCCGGTGTGAATTCCAACTCATCTTGTTCCTCTATCCAGACAATATAAAtaacattcaaatttcatattaacATCACATAACATACCATGGGTAATACTATTACTTGTCTATTAGTTACTACAAAAGATGCAAAGTTGTTACCACTGCCAGAGGCATCATTCGATGTTTGTGAGATCATTGCTGATGTCGTCTCAAATACTCGTATTTCTCGCCCATAAAGTTTCTTCGCAGCATCAAGTTTTTCCTAAATTAATggccaaaatcaccaacaaatggTCTCAATATCATCTGTACATATATCATCCTTGCATAACAGCACGTAATAAATATACGATAAAGGATTATATCCATACTTCTACACTAGATACAGATAtcatatatcatgtatatatataattgctaTTCAATATTTGTAACTATAAATCCTAATAAAAGGTACAAAGATAGTATCTAATTCAAATATAACTCCAAAACCCTAATTACCAGATACAACAAGACTTTCGACACGAATATCTTCACAGAAGCAGCAAATTAACATTAACAGAACCTTCTTTCAGATTCAATAGATAAAAAAATCAAAAATAGTTCCAATTACATGATCGGAGCGAATAGCTCATCAGTTCAGGTACGCTAGGGTTTCAATGATACTACTCCGTAACATAATTTAGAGATAACACAATTAAACCGGATGAAAATCAATTGAAGTGAAATATCAATATCACATCAGTAtccatatcaatatcaatatcaatcaaAGTAAAAGTAAGATGAATATAACCGTGGAAATTTGGGCGTCCATAGAGTCAGCAATGGCGAATCTTCTTCGTTTAAGAACTGGAAAAGAATCGGCTAGCATCGGCGATCCGATCAAACGAAACCCTAGCTGGCTATCAGCGTCTCTATGTTTCTGTTTGCGTCACGTTTATCCTTTTCTTATGCAGGGGGTTTTGGACTTTCAGTTGatgcttatttttatatttatatttttatgggtGATAAAAACGGGTATGGGTTAAATTTTTTTGGGTAACACTAATCCCAACGCAGCGTTAGTCATCCCATTTGGCAATTTTTTGACGCCCTTGACGCCTCTAACGCGGCGTCAAAATTTGACGCCCAGAGCGTCAGTCTAAAAGTTGACGGTGGTGTCAACTATTTTTCAGCCAATCAGATtttaacacttatttttatatattattaattaataaattatatatccaACTAGCAATAAAATTGTATCACATCACCCCATTCACAAATTTAACCCTCAAATTTGACACTCTCCTTTATTTAACTTCATCGCTTAACCTTGTCAAATCACCAAAAAGTACATAACTTGCTTTTGACATCACCGCCAGGGGTAGAAACAGTCTAATGATCATCACCTAACGGCTCcaaattttaacaaaaaatattattAAATCTAAACATAACTAAATTTAAGCTTGaatatattttacgttgagttgGTTAAGAGTACTGAGTGGGTAGTTATCATTAATTTAAAATCATTTCATGCATGTCTAGACTTCTTAAAGATAGCATTTAGATCATTTAGACTATTTGTAGTGGTTGGGAGCGTGGGTTGGAGCGTGAGTtgctttttgatgactaggacgtgtggCTTGTTTGTGTGAAGTAGTGGTGGTGTGGGTTTATGGTGTGAGTtgggagtattgtgatgatgtgtaaaaatataattgggttaagtattaaaaggggataaaaataatatttttaaattaaataaaaaataaaaacttagCAACAATGCAGTTGCTTCTTCCGCTGCTCTGCAACGCATACCCAAGCAATGCCCCAACAATGCCCCAAACAATGCCCCAATACACCATAAACTGGTGTTGCTTGCTTGCCACATAGGATATCCCACGCCACCTTATGCAACTGATACAACAAGTCTTATAGTGGTGATTCATGTTGTGGGTTCGTGTCGCTTGCTTTTTGTACTTTTTTGCTGACTAGCATGTGTTGGTTTTTGGTATGAAGTATTGTTTGTGTTAGTTTTAGTGTGtgttaggagtattgtgatgatgtagTAAAACATAATTGGATATGTATTAAAAgggaataaaaataatatatttaaattaataaaaaattattaaaattcaaGCAACGTGTGTTGTTGTTTCCGTTGCATTTCAACCAACGCGGATCAAATTGCCAATCCAACACGTGgatactgtgatggccccgtcaaaatacttaacggctctgtcacttggtcccacagcttgatcgcacttaaatgaatttaacaaacgacattgcattcttttatttcaaaagttttcccaaaaaggaatgcataccaaaatatgtagtttaaaagtaacccaacatattaataatccaaagttgacacaaaacattgtcaacaacccacaagtattaattattcaaaaaccgaatgcaagccaaagtttcataaattgtttcataaaaatctgcccaaatgcatgcagactcttctaaacacagcggaagcatcacataaactcaagtacctgtgaaaacatgcgagtaaactgtcaacacaaaggttgagtgaattataagtttaaatacttgaataaactttagactacaagatttaaaaatgttagaaaacattaaacattattccattatcaatgagtcacctggtaaccacttaaccctttatttacccttgccaaacacaataaaaatatacactggacagtgtatctacaacaaaatacgaagtactaaacattccgattataaattgctagcgcgactagctcgaaatggggttgtcaaacccgatagatctatccgtaggattcgcgttcaccggtagaaaccaatgattacagttaccagactagggaatatttttgtccaactcacaatgaataatttaaatttaactgtcacttgtgtctaaacgtgaaataaaatgcatgtaatcacatcccaaaaatatattttgaaaagtatgtaaaaacgggactataactcaccttaatagtaacgaagtaaccaacacaattaagcgaacaacaaatgtagtacagtgatcaggaatgatcacaacgccgacctataaataaagcaggtcgatataaataactaacttaggtcaagtcttagtatgatagctattgtacatgttgcaagtagtcatagaacaatactcaatatgcatcggtttgatcggaacagcttacggacacacactttctatttttagcaggtttccatttttggaaagtttctatttttggaaagtttctatttttggaaagtttctatatttggaaagtttctatttttggaaagtttccaaatttagaaagttgctattttagaaaagtttataagttaggaaagtttccttaattagaaagtcaacaaaagtcaactgaaagtcaaagtcaaccgaaagtcaactcaaaagtcaaccttggtcaaacatggtcaacgtaaattataaaagtgtaagttataataataatgtaagttataacgtttgttaaagttaaatatgtctaattatgtcataacataagtttaactaaattaaaatgaattattaaagttaatataagtttaaatgatgtatttaatataacataagtatttaattaattaattaaatattagtcataatataagtattattaattaataataaattttaaatcatatcataagtattattaattaataatgaattattaatcatatcataagtttctaattataattattaaatcataagtattcaataattaaattataattaaataataactaagccttataataattaaataattaattaatccttattataagtcttataatagtgatctcataatataagtttaatacttatcataagtatttttcattaatcataaaagtattattaatcataagtttaattaaaatgttaattaaatcataagtattaattaaatgatataataaatatatatcataagtcttaaataataataattacctttttatcataagtaattaaatgataatgaaacccattagttatatcataagtttaataattaatcacaagttttaaatcaaaagttcatcgggtcgtatcctgagccccgggtgtcggttttcggcgagccttacatatatctccgcctaagaaaaccacccgacactttggtacactcaagaacaccccaagaacagtccacaagtcgtgatgtacagccattacactacttggaacttcaattcactcaaaatcgtgtttttgacataacgggtgattcgtggctcggattgagatgacccgaacatgaaagttcgccccaccgtcagtcctaacacactaacacaacctaaagtcaccaaatatggttacaaagtcggaccaaacctggttcataccaatatcacacttcaatcttaacaaaattccactttgatcatatctagggctttgggaatcgaaacgacatgaattcggagtctaaaattaatgtcttgatgagaggaacttatctagatactttatttcaaCTTTTATAACAgccacaatatcagaaatacacgaaaaagctggtgtcccaattttatcaaaccgaaaacatgtgtttatgagtaattctatgcatacaaacaccattacaacaacaagtaattatcatactattaatatataatcaatatacagaaaaataaagaaaaatcaaaagttctagggttaggttttataccctaatcaagaaacgagaagtataatcgcgtagagaatggaatgaggaacgcgttgatgttgtttaatccttgatccaagcaataaaaattgatgaagatgatgatgttggggaGGTGGTAGGCGACAGCAAAGGGAGGAGAAAAATAGGAGAGCACAAAATAAATTTAGGTTTTGATAAAATTAGAAGTGATAAAATAAAATGCCAAAAAAAAGAAATatggggagtattactccctcccctcTTGGTTTCGGCCGATGGGGgggtgtggggtgggccccactagcccaactTGCTAAGTGACCaattccttatggcccgaaagcccgaacgaatcccgaaacgcgaaaacacgcttacgtgattaaaaattcggagagataacaaacgcgcgacgaaaaataaatataaatactatatgtaattatatgatcttaaaatatcatatttaaaataaataggatttaaata from Rutidosis leptorrhynchoides isolate AG116_Rl617_1_P2 chromosome 9, CSIRO_AGI_Rlap_v1, whole genome shotgun sequence harbors:
- the LOC139866850 gene encoding plant UBX domain-containing protein 1-like, which encodes MLADSFPVLKRRRFAIADSMDAQISTEKLDAAKKLYGREIRVFETTSAMISQTSNDASGSEEQDELEFTPEDYYRILSTKKEDKYLKTKKIRDAETAARRSRMTKAVIRVRFPDNHTLEATFHPSETMQSLFDLIVKVVARPDLPFYIYTVPPKKLINDMSQDFYSAGFAPGAIVYFSYDPPQGDDIAQVPFLKEEVMFLKGVEVTPVQKPEPIDQPAPEPVAAAAPPARKPATDKKMVKPKWLKM